From the genome of Bubalus kerabau isolate K-KA32 ecotype Philippines breed swamp buffalo chromosome 13, PCC_UOA_SB_1v2, whole genome shotgun sequence:
ctccttggaagaaaagctataacactTGGACAgcgtatcaaaaagcagagacattactttgcccacagaggtccatattgtcaaagctatggtttttcaggtaGTCATGttcgtgtatggatgtaagagctggaccataaagaaggctgtgcaccaaagaattgatgcatttgaacagtgatgttggagaagactcttgagagtcccttggacagccagcagatcaaactagtcaatcctaaaggaaatcaaccctgaatattccttggaatgactgatgctaaagctgaagctccaatactttggctacttgatgctaGTGACAACTCATgggaaaacaccctgattctgggaaagatttagagcaagaggagaagaaggggacagaggatgagaagggttgatggcatcactctcttgatggacatgagtttgagcaaactttgggagatgatgaagaacagggaaacctgaggtgctgctgtccacggggttgcaaagagtcagacacgactgagcaagtgaataaCAAGAATAACATATGAGaacatcacattgtacaccttgaaaaaaataatgttttttttttttggatgtattCTGTGTGGCTTCACTGGTAGATAGAAGCCTCAGAAGCTTTCCCCTTGGTTCTTGATACTTTTACCAGGCACCTTGTAACTTTGATCATTTTGCTTCAAACACCTCACATTATAAATTATACTCATGACTACAACATTTTATTGAGTCCTTTGGGCTCTTTCATCTAATCACTGAACCTAAAGGTGGTTTTGCTGTCCTCTGATACTAGCAATCAGCCACTGATCACCTGAAGTTGAAGGGTCCTGGCTAGTGTTAATTTAATTACTTATTAGGAATATTAAGGGAAACTGTCATGGGTTCATCACTATACATACAGAACTAatcaaagacacagaaaaaattTGATTCTTGGGAATATCAAAGCTTGTGCCTAGCAATCTCTTAATCATGTGGATATTCAACTTCTACCTTTGTTGCTTATGTAGGTTGCTAAGAAGGAAGCTCTAGAATTCACCCCATTCGCTATAGAGGTTGGGTTCCGCCATATTGACTGTGCTCATGTCtaccaaaatgaagaggagattGGCCAGGCCATTCAAAGCAAGATTGCAGATGGCACTGTGAAGAGAGAAGACATATTCTGCACTTCAAAGGTatggtgtgtgttgtgtgtgtgcagaTGTGCAAGTGATTGTGCCCAGATGACAATTACATAATAGGATCCTTTGGTGGAGTTGATTGGGGAACTATGATCATTGGTATATTCCCAAAGTGttagagttccctggtggttcaatgtgCTTTGTGCTTTACTGCCATGAGCCAGGATTCCATCCTTGGTAGGGTAAGTAATATCCCACAagcctcaaaaaaaagaaaaaagttacctTGTGTATTATTAATGCAACTTTCATTCTTTAACCTCTGCAGCTTTGGTTGACTTCCCTTCGACCAGAGTTGGTCCGACCTTCCTTGGAAAAGTCACTGAAAAATCTTCAACTGGACTATGTCGATCTCTATATTATGCATTATCCGCTGGCTCTGAAGGTTAGAAATTTGTGTGATCACATCAATGTTATATCTTGTGTTAGAATGCGTATCAACTTGCAGGGATAGTTGAATAAAGATTTTCCTTAGTAGGTTGAAAGGATGATTACATTAGAGTAGAATCCCCCAAATAatcctttgtgattttttttttactgagtttTTTTGAAAGGAGTTAATAATCTGAGGCTCTGCCAGAAAAGttaaaggaaatagaaatcaGCCAGTTCTGCACACAGTCCTTGTTATGACTCCTGAGTGTCTGGGGATTTCATGAACCAAGAGTTTGGTTCAGCTGTGGTGAGCATGACACTGCCTTACATTGAACATGATGAGTTAATCTTGTCTTTTACTCTTTCAAGTTGAGCATATTTGGTGGTGCTTCCTCTGGGTGAGTCAAATCTCTTAACTGTATAGGAAGTTGGGGGACATTGCCTACACTCTTGCCTGTCTTCACGATGAGGTTTGTAGACTGCACTTAGCCATTAAGAATGGTGGtttgggttcaggatggggaacacatgtatacctgtggcggattcattttgatatttggcaaaactaatacaattatgtaaagtttaaaaaaaaaaaaaagaatggtggtTTACTTAGAACTGTTGATTTCAAgttacagaaataaactcaaaccATCTAATGCAAAATAGCTTAGTGGACTATGTAGATGGCAAGTCCCAGACACAGAGTTTTGAGGATTTGCAGCGGTGTTCAGAAATGTCTCCTTTCTTCTATCCCTTATCAGGACACTACTCAtgagttactttattttttactgaacaTTTTCCATTGGAGGCAAATATGACCTTGGGGCAGTTTGAGGCTCATGGTCACGAATATTTGAGAGCATGTGTGGATCGTCCACATTCCATATCCACCTAAAGATAGCCTTGCTGGTTCACATGCCTGCCGTAGGGCGCCTGATGCTCAGAGGGAAAAGAAAGTCTGATATCTAGCCATATGAACTGCAATTTTTATTCTGGGAATTATGTCATGTAACTTACTGCCATTTCCAGGCCCAAAAGGCATTTCAAAATAGGCAAGTACAAGGAGCAGACAAAGTTCAGAGAAGTCATGGTGAGTCCCTTTTAGGACCtagaaaaattgtatttattacaACATATATTGAGTGTAAGAGATTGGAATAAGCCTCCTTCCTAAAGGTATTGCTGAGAACTCCAAATATGCAAAtcactttgcaaatattaatatttagaaatttgTAAACCTACCTGATggaggtttaatccctggtgcCTGACAGCCTGGCTAAATGCAGAGAAATTATTTTGTGACATGTCTAAAATAAGTGCTTCTATTCTAGCCAGGGGAGGAATTATACCCAAAAGATGAAAATGGAAAACTGATATTTGACTCAGTGGATTTCTGTCACACGTGGGAGGTGAGTCCAGGGAGGAGAGAACCAGGGGAGGAACCAGAAGAGGGGGAGCCTCCTTCATTTCTTCTACCTGTGAGAATGGGCTCTGGACCATCAGAGTCAGCAGTTCCATGAGTCTAAGGGCACGGATGCTGGGGTTGTGGAGAGGAAACCATTGCTGAAATGTTCACAGAGAGGAATGGAGGAGGAGAATTTGGGACAGTGTAGAGCGTTATCTTTTCCCTTCCATGTGATATATCTTCTCTGGAGTTTTTCTGAGGCAGAAgcagtagtttttctttttatatcatgACCTTCTTCCCAATTTTTCTTCTTGATAGTCAAGGGTAATTCTTGATGGATGAGTGTGATTACTGatgtttttcagcatttattcTTATTCTATTGCCCATTCCAAGTGACTGTTCATGACTGTTTACCACCtctccctcccaggccctggagaAGTGTAAGGAGGCAGGGCTGGCCAAGTCCATCGGGGTATCCAACTTCAACCACAAGCAGCTGGAGAAGATCCTGAACAAGCCGGGGCTCAAGTACAAGCCCGTCTGCAACCAGGTGAGCGGCTCggctcctcttcctcctgctcttcagAACCTCCTTCTTGCACTGGAGCCAGATGTCTGTCTATCCTCCCTTCCTGTTCATCTGACCTTTGTGGGTCAGAGGATTCTAGAGAGCAGAGCCTCTCTGGATAGTGTGAATAGAATCTGTAGCAGTATCTCTGCTTGACAGTCTGGGTGGAAAAGGTGGGATGCCTTCCTTCTAAACTGTGCGTAGAACTCAGAACTAGAGGAAGGAGGCATTTCCCTGAGATGAAAGGATGAGCAGATGGAGGGAAATGTGCCCTGAAGAGAACTGCATACAGGAAGGTAGATGATGAAAACATGGAATCAGAAGTAAATTAATAAAGAGTCAAAACAGCTGAGATGGTTTTTAAGGCTTTGTGTGGGGTTCTGGTGTCTGAATTCTTGGTCTAGTTGTCTCAGCATTTATGAGTCTTAAACAGGGAGCATAGTTCAGAAAAATGTGTTGGAGGTGATGAAAATCATCCAGGTTAGTGGGTGAAGTTAAAGGCTCAAGGTGATAGTAGTAGTTTATGAAATAGTTACTCAGGAACATCTAGTCAAATGTACAGCACAGCTTTTGATTACTCAATAATGGACTGGTTCTCTCATCCATGTCTATCATAAAATTAACTGTATAAATAcacttttctctgtttctctgtaaATGTTGACATTTCCAGTTTTCATTTAATGTTCTAGTCTTCCCTTTAGCCTTTGAAAACTTttactctttctctttcatattaATATTGCCTTTGCATATAATCTGACACTCTTCTCTTTGGGCATTCTACAGGTGGAATGTCACCCTTATCTCAACCAGAGCAAACTGTTGGATTTCTGCAAGTCACATGAAATTGTTCTTGTTGCCTATGCTGCTCTGGGATCCCAGAGAGTAAAAGAATGGTATTGAATCCTAATGAAGACATCTGGAGTTTCCCTGAAATTCAATTTttgatgaaataatttaaataacacAGTACTCAGATAACTCTcatagggagaggggagagaggggtgggatgaaatTAATCCTTCTCTTTTATCTTCCCATCACCCagacattttttttctacattgtatTAGCTTGTAGACTCATCAATAACAAATGTCTGCGTTGAAATCTATATATAATCCCCCAGTTGAGACCAGAGACACAGGCTGATGTCATGATTTACTTATTAACTAATGAACACATTTGTAAAAATAGATGTTACAAGCCTCACTTAGCTTATATCTAAAATTTGGATAATATGTAACTGCTCGGTATATCATGATAGAAAACATTTCAATTTGAAGCATTTCTGTGAACATcctaaaaaaataatgatgaaataaaCGTCTCTTATTTTTGAGACTACTCAATTTTTATCAAtaccttaaaaagtaaaatttaaaacgaATTCCTGGGCTTTCCCTACTGTTTCTCTATGCATGCCCTTGATTGTAGAAGAAAAACAACCCctgagaattaaagaaaataatccaCAATTTGGCATTCTGGTCTCAACTCAATAATGCATCCGAATCACCTGCAGAGCTCTGTAAACACAGAATGGGAAGTGACTCAGTTGAGGTTCTGATTCAGTTGTCTTCAGCTCAGCCATggaatttgtatttctaataaaatcccaagtgatgctgatgctgctggtccctgGACCAGACTTTGGGAAGCACTGGTCTAGAGTGGACCTACTTGGTCTGTTTGAGAAGCCTCCTTAGAAACTCCATAGTCTCAGCTCCTCAGCATTTCTGAAATTCCTTCCAGGGTGAACCCAAACCACCCCGTTCTCCTGGAGGACCCGGTTCTCTCTGCCATTGCCCAAAAGCACAAGAAAACAGCAGCTTTGGTTGCCCTTCGCTACCAGATTCAACGTGGGGTTGTGGTTCTGGCCAAGGGTAACAACAAGAAGTGGATCAAAGAGAACATACAGGTGATGAGCAGGGCTGTGGGCAGAGGGTTCCTAAGGAAAATATCTTAGTCTCTGTTTTCAATTGATAATATTgcatcatgtgatttttcttggACTGTTTGAACTGCTCTAACAAAACACCACAGGCTGAGTGgctgtgaaaaaaattaatttgtttcttATAGTTGTGAAGCTGTAGATCTGAGATCAGGGTACCTGTGTGGTTGGGTGAGGGCTCTCCTCCAGGTCACAGGCTTCTCCTTGTATCTTTACATGTTGTAGGGGAAACAGAGCTCTCCCAAATCTCTTATATGAATATGATATTCTTGAAATCTCATTTGTGAGGGCTCTGCCATCATGACCTAATCCTCCTTCAAAGCCTCCATTTTTAACATCAtaacatgtgaatttgggggcACAAAAATTATGGCAGCAATCTTTAGCTTCCAAAGCATTGTGGTTTTATTTAGAATTTCCCTGAATACTAATAGGTTTTCATCTTCATGCATTTAATCTTCTTGAGTTTCTGTCTTTGTGAAGTTCCTCTTAATGACTTTGTCCACTTTAGCTAGGTTGtttctcttttgatttatttGTAGGGGACCATTATTGTGCCCTTAGCTGTACAGGAAACTCTCCCCAGTTTCAGGATTTAATGTGGAGTTCATGTATGTATCTCTGAATCTGTGGTTTGAAAATCAGCCTGCGCTCAGCTAAGCTGTTGTCCTCCAGGCTGGGCTCTTTTGTGCATTTGGAGTTCGGTGCTGAGCAGCTCGGGAGTTCTGCTTTAGCAGGTGGATGTGGCTCTTGTTAGAGGAGCCTGAAGACTTCTCTGTATAGTTTTTATTGGCTAGAATAAGGCAACTAACCTAGTCTTCTTTTCAGCACAGTGATATGATTCTCAGTCAGtgagtggggaaaaaaacctcttcctttggggtcacaaagagtcggacatactaagtgactgaataacaaaaacaactGCCCATTTCCACATTTTCATTGTCACCTCTGTCACATATCAAGGGTCCATAAGTGCATTTCTGCCCACTCTTTTCTATTTAACGATTTCTGTACTGTGTTACTGAAGTAAAAAATAGGTTTTGCTTTTCAGCATGgtactttcttctattttaagGATGTCTTGACTGTTTTTGACTAGCTCTTCTCTTATTTAAAATTCAGTACCACTATACCACCTTCCACAACAGAATATGTGTTTAAGTCTTTGGTTCATGTTGCATTGAAACAAGAGATCACTTCggagaaaatgaatttctttacAAAATTGAGCTTTGTATTTCATTGTTATGAcgtgaatttttaataatttgttgtTCCTTAATGTTCAAACACTTCTCATAACTTTCTCCAGGAAGGTATATACATAGAGTTTTTTTTAGATTCAATCATAGATAATGAGTAGTTTGATATCAGATTCCTGAATAGGCTTTCTCAGGGGAGCCTCCTTCCCACATTGCTTCAGCTGAATGCTGTCACCCTTAGGGTGTGTTGGGGAGAGGCAATCAGTCTAATGTCAGCTCAGGTTCAGGTATCAAGTCAGGTGTGTCTAAAAGCAGtgtgtttggaaaaaaaagattttagatTTCTTGTTTTTTGTCTCAAGTAATTCACTTAGAAAGATAAGCGACTGATGCACTGTAATGTTTGGGAggtagacagagaaggagaaggtgTGGGAAGGAGAGGTGAGAACTCAGCAGAGGGTCCCAGGCTTATTCATCTGGAAACTGAGGACAGACACGTCTTCCCTGTCCCCTCTTTCTGTCTGCATCCAGCTGGAAAGTCCTCCAGTCCCCAGGGGGAGGCCAGCTCCTTGGGGGAGAGGTCAATGtgattcttctttccttccaggTGTTTGACTTTGAACTGACTCCAGAAGACATGAAGGCAATCGATGGCCTCAACAGAAATATAAGATATTACGAATTTCACCTGTAAGTGACTTGTCGATGTTTCCCAcaaatactgttttctgtagcagGCAGGTCAGCAGgagagcttgctgctgctgctgctgctgctaagtcccttcagtcgtgtccgactctgtgcgactccatacacggcagcccaccaggctctcctgtccctgggattctccaggcaagaacactggagtgggttgccatttccttttccaatgcatgaaagtgaaaagtgaaagtgaagtcgttcagtcgtgtccgactcttagcgaccccatggactgcagcttaacaggctcctccatccatgggatttttcaggccagagtactggagtggggtgccattgccttctgtagCAGGCTGGTCAGCAGGAGAgcttagctttttaaaaacttaaatctaGGAAAATAGTGTTGATTTCTAGAGTAGGAGTAAACCAGAGAGTTCCTGTAGACCTCATACCAGAGATTTCCTCTAGGGCTCTCTCTCTGACCAAGAGAAATTGATGGGGCCCAGGCCAGCCCATCAATAAAATCACTGAGTTGAGGTCGTGGTGAATTCACTGCTTTTTGCCTCTGATCCCtgtggtgaaggcaatggcaccccactccaggactctcgcctggaaaatcccatggatggaggagcctggtaggctgcagtccatggggttgctaagagttggatactactgagcgacttcactttcacttttcactttcatgcattggagaaggaaatggcaacccactccagtgttcttgcctggagaatcccagggttgggggagcctggtggactgcagtctatgggatcacacagagttggacacgactgaagtgacttagcagcagcagcagcagtagccccTAATCCTGTGCTGGTGTACCTCCTCTCAAGGCTGAGTGACCCAGGAAACACAGAGGGCACAGTGCCTGCAGCTTGTATTCTTTCAGGGTCCTGTGAACATGTTTAATCTCTATTTCTTTCTACATCAGTggaaaattattatattaataataactgtATGATAATGAATCCATCATGAATTGCAttcaagttttgttgttgtttttagtcattcagtcatttccaactcttggtatcccatggactgtagccggccaggcttctctgtccctgggatttcccaggcaagaatactgaagtgagttgccatttccttcttcagggaatcttgctgactcagggatcaaacccatgtctcctgctttgcaggtggatcctttaccactgagccacctaggaagctcgcAATCACGTTAATTCCAACACAACTATAAAATgtattgtagatttttttttatggagGAGAGTCCTAGAAAGGCCAACATCCATCAGTGCTATGATGTCACATGGGCCTGCTCCACCCTGTCCCCTAAGTGTCTGGTGGACATTCTCCCTTATGGGCATTTCTTCACCAGGACACCATCTGCTTCCTACAAATTGATCTCTTCACTGCCCTTTCTTCCCTATCACAACTCCCATGTCTTCATCCTTGTTATTTCACAAAACTGAATTACAAGTAGATCATGAGCTTAACTGACCCTCCAGTAAGTGACAGCTTAGCAGGACACACTCAGGTAAGATCGTCTGGGTCTCTCTGGTTTCTTGAGTCAAGACTCACATGAGTGTTGCATTTGTCCATCAGGGGTCCATCTCATGGGGAGCCCCTACCCTCTTGACTTTGAATTAGTCACTAACATTGAATTCCAGCTGCCCAATTACtgcaggcggagaaggcaatggcatcccaatccagtactcttgcctggaaaatcccacggacggaggagcctggtaggctgcagtccatggggtcgctaagagtcagacacgactgagcgacttccctttcacttttcactttcatgcattggagaaggaagtggcaacccactccagtgttcttgcctggagaatcccagggacaggagagcctggtgggctgctgtctatggggtcacacagagtcagacacgactgaagcgacttagcagcagtagcagcagcagcaattactgCAGGAAGATGTCAGGATTGAAGGGACAGAAGGCTAATCATACAGGGAGATGTTGGAAGGGAGTTTAGAGAGAAGGGAATACAAATTATTGGTGAAACGAAGATTTTGTTTCCAGTGAAAGATTTCAAAACTCTCCCTACTGTTTTTATAGCAGCTATCATGCTTCTGATAAAAGACATGATAATTGAAAAAAAGGTGGATAGTTACATTTCTGTACTCTGTTGTGGGCTCAGGTACTGAGCCAGGCTCCTGGTACTTGAAATTGCTCAGAATGCACTCTTTCGTCAAtcaaattgaaaaagacaaattctgaaaaaaagtagaaacatgggaaaagtgaaaaaagcagTAATAGTGATTACTGCATAACCAATGTTTgactaaattaaaaatgtaataatccCACTTTGAATTGTATAATTATTCAGGTGTGCATGGTAGCCTCCTACAGATGACAAGTTCTTTACTGGAGGTGCTCTGTATTTTTGGAGTGCTCAGTATTTGCTTATCCATGGATGTGTGGTAAAGGGCAGCTAATTTGTTCACTGTGCACCTTTTCATCAACTAGGGACTGAAGAAGTTCTACCTGTGTTTGAAATGACTTACACAGTTAGCCCTAAGTCTTGTGTGCTCATATAAATTGTAACCTGAGTCCAACTACCTGTCACTGTGGAGTGAATATCACATGTGAATGTTGGGACTGGACGTGCAGGTGCCGTGTGCACATGGAGCAGGCATCTGCAGGTGTGCTTGTTGGGGGAGAACGAGGGACGTGTTTGTATATTTAGACAAATATATCCTGACTGCATCTATCGAGCAGCAGTTTTTGACAACATGGCAGATTTAATAAGTTAATCCTCCTCCTCTCTTTCAGTGGTGTTGGTCAGCCTGGCTATCCATTTTCTGAAGAATATTGACTCTCAGCTCTCACTGTGGTTCTTTGAGAATTACTTGCTTCTAGGACTATGAAGAGGATTTTTGTACTTGGTGGAAGTGCTTAAATGTCTGAATGTTTGAAAGTTTGCctttcctttataaaaataaacagttaATGAAACAATAAAGGCTTCAAAGTTAGAATACTTTTTTTGTGATagttaaaaaatgcaaattacaCAAAGTTTGGAAAGTTGAAAGGAAATGATAGAGAACAAAGATAAGCTGTGATTAACCCATTTAATAATACTTAAATTTGGTGCCTTTTCCTTATGATTTTCCtgtagaaatgtgtgtgtgtgttttcatttacAAAGGGAAAAGATTTTCAATTACAAGCTTTCTACTTatttttaacttagcataattatcttggtaaaataaaaatatgacttaAAAATCCAATATTATATTTTGCTTACTATAAAGCAGCAtatcttattcttttatttaatttcttttttttgcccATGCTTAGCATTTTGATGACTTTTTATAAATTTTGCCATTGATTCATTGGTTGTCATTCACTCATTAATTCAGCAAAACTTTATTGAATATTCTTTAGTAACACATGTTTatcaataaatatcaattaaaatgagaaattcttGAGTCGATAGCCTACTGGAGGATAAGACTGTGAATGAATTCAGGAGGACTTAGCTGTTAGAAATGAGTAAGTGCCTGTAGGAGATAATTTTGCACAATCTCTCTCATTTCTGTACATCTGTTAGGCAGAGACACCAACTACCCTTCATCCCAcacttttcatttgtacaagaaaCAGCCTTACAACATAGAGGCAGTGGCTCCATTCATTACTCTGGAACAGAAAATACTAAGTTCAAGAAGGACAAGTGTTATGTAACATTGAAGGGACAGCAAGTTGGCTGACATTAcattactaacaaaggtccatctagtcaaagttatggtttttccagtagtcatgtatggatgtgagagttgtactataaagaaagctgagcagtgaagaattgatgctttttaattgtggtgttggagaagactcttgagagtcccttgaattgcaaggaaatccaatcagtcaatcctaaaggaaattagtccataatattcattggaaggactgatgctgaagctgaaactccaatactttggccacgtgatgtgaagaactgactcatttgaaaagaccctgatgctggggaagatcgaaggtgagaggagaaggggatgacagaggatgagatggttggatggaatcaccaactcgatggacatgagtttgagtaaactcagggagctggtgatgtacagggaagcctggtgtgctgcagtccatggggttgcaaagagtctgatacaactgagagactgaactgaactgaagctggctGATGTGGGTGAAACTTAGTGAGGTGCAgagacagaagctgaagatatgcCAGAAAAGTAGTGGCGCCATAGGGTTTATGTCACAAGGGGTTTTGAAAGGACTTTACTCTGAGGGAAATGGAGAATGATATTTTGGGTTCTGAGCAGAGTAGTTGCATAAATAGACATGCTTCAAAAAAAATTACCCTTGTTGCtattttgagaagaaaaagagaaaaaagagcccTCTTTTAGGACTCTACAGCAATCTAGGTGAGAGATGATGTTGGCTTGGACCACAGAAGGAACAGTAAGTACAGTCAAAGTTGTTAAAATAAGGATATATTTTAAGGGCTGCATCAACTGGATTGTCTAACACATTGGATGTAAAGTGAAAGGAAGAGGGGAATCAAAGCTGACTCCCAACGTTTGTGCTTAAGGGATAGGAAAAGGAGATGCCATTTTCTTGGATGGAGACAATGTAGGGGAGCACATTTTTGTGGGAAGATTATGAGTTCAATTACAGACATGTATCTTTGAGATGCCTTTAGGTATCCAAGTGAATATGCATGCATATAGTAGGat
Proteins encoded in this window:
- the LOC129624947 gene encoding prostaglandin F synthase 1-like, producing MDPKSQRVKLNDGHFIPVLGFGTYAPPEVAKKEALEFTPFAIEVGFRHIDCAHVYQNEEEIGQAIQSKIADGTVKREDIFCTSKLWLTSLRPELVRPSLEKSLKNLQLDYVDLYIMHYPLALKPGEELYPKDENGKLIFDSVDFCHTWEALEKCKEAGLAKSIGVSNFNHKQLEKILNKPGLKYKPVCNQVECHPYLNQSKLLDFCKSHEIVLVAYAALGSQRVKEWVNPNHPVLLEDPVLSAIAQKHKKTAALVALRYQIQRGVVVLAKGNNKKWIKENIQVFDFELTPEDMKAIDGLNRNIRYYEFHLGVGQPGYPFSEEY